AACCAGTTGGCGTTATCCTAGAGGTTAAAAAACCCTCTAACAAAAGCGAAATGATGACAGAGGCAAAGCCAAATGCAAAAGCCTTACATGAATTGGTTTTATATTACCTGCGTGAGAGAATTGAACACAACAACATCGATATAAAATATTTGGTAGTTACCAATATTTACGAGTGGTTTATAATTGATGAAGTTTGGTTTGAGAAAAATGTATTCCGCAACCTAAAGCTGAAAAAGGATTTTGAAAACTGGAAACTGAGTGGTAACGATACAAAATTCTTTTACGAAAGTATTGCAAAACCTTTTTTAGAAACAATTACGGAAAAATTAGATTGCACTTATTTTGACCTAAGAGCATTCGAAAACATAATTACAAACGAAGATAAAAAAGACGACAACAAATTAATTGCCCTTTACAAATTACTATCCCCAGTCCATTTATTAAAGCAACCATTCGCGAATGATAGTAATACCTTAGATACTAAATTCTATTCTGAGCTATTGCACATCATTGGTCTCGAAGAAGTAAAAGAAGGAAGTAAAAAATTAATAAAGCGTAAAGAAAAACAAGACCCCGCTTCAATCTTGGAAAACACCATAATGAAGTTAGAGGATAAGGATAGCTTAAGAGGCATCACCAATCTTTCAACATTTGGTGATACTAAAAAAGATCAATTGTTCAATGTGGCATTAGAACTTTCAATCACATGGATAAACCGCATACTATTTTTGAAACTTCTTGAAGCGCAATTATTCAAATACCATAAGGGAAATGCCGATTACATATTTCTTAACCATAAAACTATTCACGATTTTGATGAACTAAGCAATTTGTTTTTTCAGGTGCTAGCCGAACGACAATCAAAACGCAGAGAACATTTAAAAGAAAAATTCAAACGTGTTCCATACCTCAATAGTTCATTGTTTGAGCGCACCGAATTAGAACGACAAACATTTGACATAAGCGGGCTTGACAATCGCCTTGAATTAAAATTAACATCAACTACAGTTCTTAAAAACGAAAGCGGTAAAAGAAAAACAGGTGAACTTACAACATTGCAATACCTGTTTGATTTTTTAGATGCTTATGATTTTACATCCGAAGGTTCTGAAGAAATACAAGAGCAAAACAAAAACTTAATTAACGCCTCGGTACTCGGCTTAATATTTGAAAAAATAAATGGTTATAAAGATGGTTCATTCTTTACTCCCGGTTTTGTTACCATGTATATGTGTCGCGAAACCATCAGGCGTTCGGTAATACAAAAATTCAACGAGCAATATAAAATTGATTGCGAAACTTTCGATGACCTTAAAAACTTTATAGCAAGCAAATTCAAGGCAAAAGATATTTTAGAATTTAATAAAGTAATCAATGAGCTTAAAATTTGTGACCCTGCGGTTGGTTCCGGGCACTTTTTAGTTTCCGCATTAAATGAAGTAATAGCCATCAAAGCCGAGCTAGGCATTCTAGCTGATAAAGAAGGTTTACGTTTAACAGGCTATGAAGTGAAAATCGAAAACGATGAATTAATCGTTACATACAATGACAATACCGAAATTTTCGAATACTCTGTAACAACAAATTCCATTACAAAAGAAACTCAACGTGTCCAAAAAACATTGTTTCATGAAAAAGAATCCATCATTGAAAACAGTTTATTTGGTGTTGACATCAATCCAAACTCAGTTAAAATATGCCGTTTACGTTTATGGATTGAACTATTAAAAAATGCGTATTACACCGAAGAAAGCAAATTTACTGAACTGGAAACTTTACCAAACATTGATATCAATATCAAATGTGGTAACTCTTTAATAAGCCGTTTTCCGCTCGATTCCGACCTTAAAAAAGCACTTAAAGGTAAATGGAACATCGAGACATATAAAATTGCAGTTCATTCCTATCACGAAGCCGAAAACAAAGAAGAAAAACGAAAGCTTGAAGAATTAATCGATACTATTAAAAAAGATTTCAGAACAGAAATTGGCACAAACGACCCACGAAAAAAACGCTTATCCAAATTAAAAGAAGAACTTTTTTTAAAAACAGTATCACCAAAGTTGGAATTAGATATTGAAATGAAAAAAGGTGGCGTAAAATTGGAGAAAGAAAAAGTCAAGAAATTAACCGATGAAATAAATAAAATAGAGCAAGAGCTAAAGGATATTGAGAATAACAAGATTTACGAAAATGCTTTTGAGTGGAGATTTGAGTTTCCGGAAGTTTTAGATAAAGAGGGTAATTTCAATGGTTTTGATGTTGTAATTGGAAATCCTCCTTACGGTGTCAATTTTGAACAACAGGAAAAACAAATAATATTTAATTATTATAAAGCCACAGATGATATTTATACAATGTTTATTGAAAAGGGAATTAATATTACAAACACTGTCGGAAATATTTCATTTATTACACCAATATTTTGGCTTACAGGTGAAAAATACTTTAAAACAAGAAAACTAATACATGATAAAGCTCATTTAAATCTTGGGATTACCTTACCTTATGATGTTTTTACAGATGCATACGTTGATACTGGCATTTATTCCTTTTCTAAAAACTTTTCAAGTGAAATATCTAATGTGTATGAATTTGAACCGAGGGAAAAAGTTGATTATGAAATTTTAAACTCTTTAAAACTTGATACAATTCAAAAGCAAGAATGGCAAAATGATCCTGAGTTGAAAATTGTTTTTAATAATACATCCCGTTCCTTATTATCAAAGCTAAACCAATTTACTGTGAAAATTGAAGATGTTACCAAGTCTGTCAGAGGTATTTTAGCCGATAAGACTGAATATTCAGAAAAGCAGAAAAAAGGTCAAGAGCCTGTATTCATTGGTAAATTGGATAGATACTTTATTGAGCCTGACAATTTCCAGTTTATTGACTACGGTGACAATCTTAAGGAAAAACCATCATCCTTCGACTTTTTTAGGGGAGAAAGAATTTTAATTCGTAGAATAGTAAATAGACAGTTCAGAATAATGGCATCTATTACTAACGAAAAATTCGTTACTAAGAAGGATATATATACGTTCAAAATTACTAACAGTAAATACACTCCTTACTTGTTACTTGCAATTATCAATTCAAAACTCATATCTTATTTGAAAACTAAGGGGTCGGCTTCCGCAAAAAAAGATGATTTTACACAATTAACCTTAAACGATATTAGACAAATATTTATTCCAACAGCTCAAAAAAAAGACGAAGAGCGGATAAAGGTATTGGTGAATAAATTATTAGAAATGAAAACAATAGAAAATAGTAATGTCGATAAAATTGAAAAGGAACTAGATGAGATAGTTTATGGCTTGTATAAACTTTCAGATGAAGAAATAAAAATTATTGAATCTAATTAATTCACTAAATGAAAAGCATTGAAAAAATAAAACTACAGAACTTTAAGCGCTTTAAATCGCTGTCAATTGATTTTGCGCCTGACATCAATATTCTCGTTGGCGATAATGAGTCAGGTAAAAGCTCAGTTCTATCTGCAATTAATTTAGTGCTTAGCGGCAGTACACACAAGGTAGAAAGTGCTGGCCTTGAAAGTTTATTCAATTCTGATGTGATAAGGGAATATTTGCAAACGGAAAAGAAAATTGAAGAATTACCTGTATTGTTTATTGAAGTTTATTTAAATGAACAAAATAATGCGGACCTAAACGGTAATTTCAATTCTGAACGAAAGATGTGTGATGGCTTACGTCTTGAATGTTCGCCAAATGATGATTTAAGCAAAGAGATAAAAGAGATCCTCCTACAGCCTGAAACAAATTTTCCGTTCGAATATTACAGTATAAAATTTAACACTTTTCAAGGCGAAGGATTTACTGGTTACAGAAGATATGTTAAGCATTTATTGATTGACAATTCTCTTATAAGTAGTGAATATGCAATTAAGGAATTTGTTAAGGATATGTACAATAGCTACGCAGATATTGTGGAAAAGAACAAACATCAAAATGAATATCGGAAACACAAGGATGGCTTTAAAACAAATGTTCTCACTAATTTGAACGCAAAGCTTACAGAGTATAATTTTTCCTTGAAGAATAATTCCAAAGCAAATCTCGAAACTGATTTAACGCTTTGCGAAGACGAAATTAGTATTGACAATAAAGGTAAGGGCAAACAATGCTTTATTAAAACAGAATTTGCCTTAAACAAAAAAGAAAAGAACCTTGATTTCGTCTTAATTGAAGAACCCGAAAATCATCTCAGCCATATAAATATGAAAAGGCTGATTTTAAAAATAAATGAATCCACTGAAAAGCAACTTTTTATTTCAACTCATAGCAATATGATTAGCTCAAGATTGGATTTGCGTAAGTCAATTCTTCTCAACAGCAATTCAAATATCCCCATTAAACTTCAAAATCTTCCTGAGAGCACAGCAAAGTTTTTTATAAAGGCTCCGGAAAATAATATTCTAGATTTTATACTTTCTGAAAAAGTAATTCTTGTTGAAGGTGATGCTGAATTTATTTTGATGGAAGCGTTCTACAGAAAGGTACTGTCTGAAGAATTAGCAAATTCAGGAGTACATATACTGTCAGTTGGCGGCACAAGTTTTAAAAGATACCTTGATGTTGCAAAGCAATTAAAAATAAAAACAGTTGTAATTCGCGATAACGATGGGAAGTATCAGGATAATTGTATTGATTTATTCACCGAATATACAGAAGACTACATAAAGGTCTTTGGTGATTCTGATAACACGAGATCAACATTTGAAATTTGCATATACCAAGACAACAAGGCTATCTGTGATGGTCTATTTAGTGCTGGCCGTAAAACATTATCAGTTCAGGAATACATGCTTAAAAACAAAGCGGGTGTAGCTTTAGAACTACTTGAAAAGAAAGCAGCTGATCTTAATGTTCCAAAATATATTGAAGACGCGATTAAATGGATAAAAGTGTAATATTTGCAGTAGCAGGTTCGGGTAAAACAACCCATATTATTAATCAATTAAATTTGACTGATCCTGTATTGATTGTTACCTATACTACCAGCAACCTAGACAACATTAGAACAAGCATATTAAAAAAGTTCGGTTACTTTCCTGCAAACATTAAACTCCTTTCTTACTTTACTTTTATTCATAGTTTTTGTTACAAGCCGTTTCTTACTGCTACTTATAGAACAAAAGGAATATTTTATAAGCCCAACGCCAATAATTATGCGAAAAATGAAGCCCGGTATATTACAAATGGAGGAAGGTTGTATAGCAATCGCATATCAAAATTTTTGCAAGAAAATAAAGTATTGGACGATATTAATGCAAGGCTAAAAAAATACTACAAGTACCTTTACATTGACGAGATTCAGGATTTTGCAGGTAATGATTTCAATTTTATTAAAAGTTTAGCAAAAGCAGATATTAATATTTTAATGGTTGGTGATTTTTATCAGCACACTTTTGATACAAGTCGAGACGGTATAGTTAATAAAACGCTGCATGACGATTATGCAAAGTATCAGGCACAATTCGCCCAAATGGGCTTGAAAGTAGATACAACAACACTCAACAAGAGTTATAGGTGTAGTCCAACGGTCTGCGAGTTTATTACAAAGTCCATTGGGATAAATATTGAATCGCACCGAACAGATGCAGTTAGTATCAATGTTGTAAGTGATGAAAGTGAAGCACAAACAATTCTTTCAGACAATGAAATTATTAAACTGTTTTATCAAAAACACTACGCTTATAACTGCTATTCTAAAAATTGGGGCGATTGCAAGGGGGAAGATAAATACAATACAGTATGTGTCGTGTTGAATAGAACAACACAAGAGAAATTTAGTACCAATACCTTGCGCGATTTGCCGGCAGTGTCAAAAAATAAGCTGTATGTAGCTTGTTCAAGACCAAAACGCGACTTGTATTTTGTCCCTGAATCAAACATGAAAAAAATAGATGTAAACTAAGATAAAAAAAATAATATAAAATGAATTTCATCCATTATACAAAGGCTTTTGAAAAGGCTGTAGACGAATCTAAGAAACAGCACATTTATAAAAAAATTGCAGAGCTTCGTTTTATTGACAAACCTGAATTGTTAAATTCAATTGATTCATACACGAAAGGGATTTTAGTATTGAAATTTCATGGAGCGCTTACGTGCAGAATAATAATACAATCTGAGTGGATAGAAATAAACGATGACCGCGTTCACGTTCTATTTGTAAGAGATTTTATTTCTAAAAAAGGTTTTGATTACTTCTGGGGTAGTGTAACTCACCCAATATTGAGATCGGGAGACTGGCTTTCTCAAAATCCATTACCTAATGAGGAAATGACTTTGTTTAAGAAAGAGTATATCGCTGCTTTCAAACTTAATGATAAGAAAAAACTCCCATTGCCTACTGACCTTACAAAATGGCTTTCGGATTTTAAAATCTCTTTAAATTTTGATATTTATGAAAGAGAAGCTTGGGTACTTTATTCAAACAATAGATCGATAGATGGCTTACAAGAAAAGCATGTTATTTTTTTCCGTGACACTTTAAGGGCAATATTGGAGCCAAACAAAAATTCTAAAGTAATTCAAAATCTTCTTGATCAGGATGAACAAATTTATAGCGCAATCTACGAACCATTTAATGTTGGAATTATTTACAGTCAGTTTAATGATGCTGGTGGAAGAAAAATTATTCTATATGATGGAGCTCATTTAAAGGAACAAAAAGAGAGATGGGAAAAGGCAATAAGTAATTTAAGCAAAGAAGGTGGGAAAGTTAAAGGAGATGTTTTAAATATCAGCAAAGATGCATTTAGAGCATACCCAAAATGGATTGTCACTAATGATAATGATGAGTTATGGTTTGCAATACAAAGATTTGATGGTTCAAATAATTTATCCCTTTTACCAGAGCAAGTACATTTTCTAAATAATTTTGAGTTCCCTGCATATATAAATGGTCAAGCAGGTAGTGGTAAATCCACAATGTTATACTATTTGTTTGCCAATGTATATTTTTATAAATGTGCGGGCCAGGTATCTGGTGATATTATTTTTTTAACTGAAAACGATAAGCTATTGGAACATACTTGCAAGTCAATAATTGGTTTGCTTAGTAATAACCCAGAGTTTAACGCTGGTTTATCAATAGAGGAACGTAACAATATTAGAAATCATTTCTCATCATTCAGGAGTTTCTTGATGGGGATTTTACCCGATGACGTAAGGCAGCAATTTGGCGATGAAAAATATTTAGACTTTGCAAAATTCAAGGATAAATTTAATGCTAGATTTATAAATCGTAAACATTCGGCCGAAGAAGTTTGGTTTGTAATTTCGACCTATGTATATGGTTATTTTGAATTTAATAATATTAATACTGTAGCAAAGTATACTGATGAAGTCAACGGAATTCCATCTAAATTTCGTATTGTTAGCCCCGATAATTTCGACCAAATAGTTACCAATTATTTGTCATTCTATGATAAATTAATTGAAGATGGTTGGTGGGACAAAATTACAATTGTCAGAAAAATTCGCGAATATTTTCCGGGGCCAATCCCAAAACAATACACAGTAGTTTTTTGTGATGAAGCTCAAGATTTTAGCAGGATTGAACTTCGCTTAATAATTCAATCTTCTGAATTTATTAAATATGATTTGACAGAGATTAATCAAGTGCCAATTGTTTTTGCGGGTGATGCATTGCAAACAGTAAGTCCTACAGGTTTTTCTGACACACGCTTGCATCAGATGTATTACGAAGCATTTGAAGATGCTAATTTTAAATATGACAAAACAAGATCCACCTATAATCCTGAATATAATTATCGCTCATTGTTGCCAATTGTTCGATTAGCAAATATAATTCAGAATTTCAGAAAAGAGGCTTTAAAAGAAGATGTTGTAATAAAACAATTTGCCAAAAGGGAAAATCTCAATGCATCAATTCCTATAGCTCATTCTATTGAGTGGTTAAGTTCTGAAGGTATAAGAACCAAATTTGAGGAAAAGTTTAAGTACAAATCATTTATAGTGCCGGTTGATTTAAATGAAGAGGTGGAGTATATTAAAACACAAAATTTGCTTTTCGAAAAGTTCGTTGATATTAAAAGCAGTATTGACGCTAAAGGGGCAGAGTATTCTCAAGTCGTAGTATATGGGTTTGCTGATTACTACATAAAAGAATTTGGTGAATTAAAATGGTCAACTGTTGAGTATGATTTTAAGAAAAAGTTCTTTTTTAATAAGTTATATGTTGCCATAACTAGAGCGCAAAATGAACTAATAGTCATAGATAGTGATAATGGTTGTGAAAAATTTTGGAAACC
This window of the Sphingobacteriaceae bacterium genome carries:
- a CDS encoding UvrD-helicase domain-containing protein — its product is MDKSVIFAVAGSGKTTHIINQLNLTDPVLIVTYTTSNLDNIRTSILKKFGYFPANIKLLSYFTFIHSFCYKPFLTATYRTKGIFYKPNANNYAKNEARYITNGGRLYSNRISKFLQENKVLDDINARLKKYYKYLYIDEIQDFAGNDFNFIKSLAKADINILMVGDFYQHTFDTSRDGIVNKTLHDDYAKYQAQFAQMGLKVDTTTLNKSYRCSPTVCEFITKSIGINIESHRTDAVSINVVSDESEAQTILSDNEIIKLFYQKHYAYNCYSKNWGDCKGEDKYNTVCVVLNRTTQEKFSTNTLRDLPAVSKNKLYVACSRPKRDLYFVPESNMKKIDVN
- a CDS encoding ATP-binding protein; translated protein: MNFIHYTKAFEKAVDESKKQHIYKKIAELRFIDKPELLNSIDSYTKGILVLKFHGALTCRIIIQSEWIEINDDRVHVLFVRDFISKKGFDYFWGSVTHPILRSGDWLSQNPLPNEEMTLFKKEYIAAFKLNDKKKLPLPTDLTKWLSDFKISLNFDIYEREAWVLYSNNRSIDGLQEKHVIFFRDTLRAILEPNKNSKVIQNLLDQDEQIYSAIYEPFNVGIIYSQFNDAGGRKIILYDGAHLKEQKERWEKAISNLSKEGGKVKGDVLNISKDAFRAYPKWIVTNDNDELWFAIQRFDGSNNLSLLPEQVHFLNNFEFPAYINGQAGSGKSTMLYYLFANVYFYKCAGQVSGDIIFLTENDKLLEHTCKSIIGLLSNNPEFNAGLSIEERNNIRNHFSSFRSFLMGILPDDVRQQFGDEKYLDFAKFKDKFNARFINRKHSAEEVWFVISTYVYGYFEFNNINTVAKYTDEVNGIPSKFRIVSPDNFDQIVTNYLSFYDKLIEDGWWDKITIVRKIREYFPGPIPKQYTVVFCDEAQDFSRIELRLIIQSSEFIKYDLTEINQVPIVFAGDALQTVSPTGFSDTRLHQMYYEAFEDANFKYDKTRSTYNPEYNYRSLLPIVRLANIIQNFRKEALKEDVVIKQFAKRENLNASIPIAHSIEWLSSEGIRTKFEEKFKYKSFIVPVDLNEEVEYIKTQNLLFEKFVDIKSSIDAKGAEYSQVVVYGFADYYIKEFGELKWSTVEYDFKKKFFFNKLYVAITRAQNELIVIDSDNGCEKFWKPLLNIPTQVKRWEEYQDINEVLPIKPETGLQNIQDSSPDEALQNAKVDMEQGIIDKNVARLIVASNVFLMLGKVEEANSCLGHKEIIKGNWDAAGSHFVKAKNLKEASKAFFNGKNWGQLLNSPTKTLSGHKQELRVLIAHLMKDVKIDRSALTKLYDLRHVLHDVLRDINWFPELIKTLKSTVSNITSLETKREFALILESIAREHDLDLWEVIGELYFETKQFKFAIEAWGRKINALEIPQYPQKYILAHIERSKDEANVYDELLWCGRFIFQSNDHNEKISYSKRIQTINSDTDFKISTSEIQLELLQSILVAHIIIGNTHEVIELSKEVESRISNTARVDYYAYCLSNCSSNEIAVFLKERWAKGMWLNQPKTSIDEYILKLNEEFKRNNFPFKDSNFDWTKEELALLSDVPVQFSIDPADHLRNIQVIAFRKFENIEIQNVGQFNLILGDNNSGKTTILEALLFSSNPDQCIFNFLYAKRQRNNNAEKNSDYQLIESLINRKSKDIGLGFNFKEGRRYWSYKLRYPTLKELFAKYEVEKLDPKNYLAIETGAGNVYLSESIQEMEKYFSDPQKLSKIPYVPFGKGYFDKLASIYHSEIGSKRGLRGDFIEQMKTFIPEIVDISIDPETDTIKIEEEINGVDYGSSLNDFGEGANKLFRILVQLHASKGKRLMIDEIDAGIHYSRFKEFWKVILSTAKEYDVQIFCTTHNDECIKYFWEVLQESQFECCREKSRTITFELHTKTDAIVPIVRDYENMLYSDEHGLEVRGGKI
- a CDS encoding Eco57I restriction-modification methylase domain-containing protein, which produces MKLNIYNPKQALNKAYLKEKVSRDNIELFKKNLSTLIGKIDEQESEEHLKNVISDFLKDTWYKETNEINTKDRKDLVIHTGKTTKEPVGVILEVKKPSNKSEMMTEAKPNAKALHELVLYYLRERIEHNNIDIKYLVVTNIYEWFIIDEVWFEKNVFRNLKLKKDFENWKLSGNDTKFFYESIAKPFLETITEKLDCTYFDLRAFENIITNEDKKDDNKLIALYKLLSPVHLLKQPFANDSNTLDTKFYSELLHIIGLEEVKEGSKKLIKRKEKQDPASILENTIMKLEDKDSLRGITNLSTFGDTKKDQLFNVALELSITWINRILFLKLLEAQLFKYHKGNADYIFLNHKTIHDFDELSNLFFQVLAERQSKRREHLKEKFKRVPYLNSSLFERTELERQTFDISGLDNRLELKLTSTTVLKNESGKRKTGELTTLQYLFDFLDAYDFTSEGSEEIQEQNKNLINASVLGLIFEKINGYKDGSFFTPGFVTMYMCRETIRRSVIQKFNEQYKIDCETFDDLKNFIASKFKAKDILEFNKVINELKICDPAVGSGHFLVSALNEVIAIKAELGILADKEGLRLTGYEVKIENDELIVTYNDNTEIFEYSVTTNSITKETQRVQKTLFHEKESIIENSLFGVDINPNSVKICRLRLWIELLKNAYYTEESKFTELETLPNIDINIKCGNSLISRFPLDSDLKKALKGKWNIETYKIAVHSYHEAENKEEKRKLEELIDTIKKDFRTEIGTNDPRKKRLSKLKEELFLKTVSPKLELDIEMKKGGVKLEKEKVKKLTDEINKIEQELKDIENNKIYENAFEWRFEFPEVLDKEGNFNGFDVVIGNPPYGVNFEQQEKQIIFNYYKATDDIYTMFIEKGINITNTVGNISFITPIFWLTGEKYFKTRKLIHDKAHLNLGITLPYDVFTDAYVDTGIYSFSKNFSSEISNVYEFEPREKVDYEILNSLKLDTIQKQEWQNDPELKIVFNNTSRSLLSKLNQFTVKIEDVTKSVRGILADKTEYSEKQKKGQEPVFIGKLDRYFIEPDNFQFIDYGDNLKEKPSSFDFFRGERILIRRIVNRQFRIMASITNEKFVTKKDIYTFKITNSKYTPYLLLAIINSKLISYLKTKGSASAKKDDFTQLTLNDIRQIFIPTAQKKDEERIKVLVNKLLEMKTIENSNVDKIEKELDEIVYGLYKLSDEEIKIIESN
- a CDS encoding AAA family ATPase; translated protein: MKSIEKIKLQNFKRFKSLSIDFAPDINILVGDNESGKSSVLSAINLVLSGSTHKVESAGLESLFNSDVIREYLQTEKKIEELPVLFIEVYLNEQNNADLNGNFNSERKMCDGLRLECSPNDDLSKEIKEILLQPETNFPFEYYSIKFNTFQGEGFTGYRRYVKHLLIDNSLISSEYAIKEFVKDMYNSYADIVEKNKHQNEYRKHKDGFKTNVLTNLNAKLTEYNFSLKNNSKANLETDLTLCEDEISIDNKGKGKQCFIKTEFALNKKEKNLDFVLIEEPENHLSHINMKRLILKINESTEKQLFISTHSNMISSRLDLRKSILLNSNSNIPIKLQNLPESTAKFFIKAPENNILDFILSEKVILVEGDAEFILMEAFYRKVLSEELANSGVHILSVGGTSFKRYLDVAKQLKIKTVVIRDNDGKYQDNCIDLFTEYTEDYIKVFGDSDNTRSTFEICIYQDNKAICDGLFSAGRKTLSVQEYMLKNKAGVALELLEKKAADLNVPKYIEDAIKWIKV